One genomic window of Etheostoma spectabile isolate EspeVRDwgs_2016 chromosome 7, UIUC_Espe_1.0, whole genome shotgun sequence includes the following:
- the rer1 gene encoding protein RER1 isoform X1: MSEGDSVGESIHGKSSVVAAFFTRIGQVYQSWLDKSTPFYAVRWASTLLLTAVYMIRVYILQGWYIVTYALGIYHLNLFIAFLSPKVDPSLLDEDEGPSLPTKQNEEFRPFIRRLPEFKFWHSATKGIVIAMICTFFEAFNVPVFWPILVMYFIMLFCITMKRQIKHMVKYRYLPFTHGKRTYKGKDDTGKTFAS, encoded by the exons ATGTCAGAAGGGGACAGTGTTGGAGAATCAATCCATGGGAAATCATCTGTAGTCGCTGCCTTTTTCACACGGATTGGACAG GTCTATCAGTCATGGCTAGACAAGTCAACACCATTCTATGCAGTGCGATGGGCAAGCACTCTACTACTAACTGCTGTCTACATGATCAGAGTGTACATACTACAG GGTTGGTATATAGTAACATATGCTTTGGGAATCTACCATCTCAACCTGTTCATTGCTTTTCTATCGCCAAAAGTGGATCCTTCACTGCTTGATGAAG ATGAGGGCCCATCCCTTCCTACCAAGCAGAATGAGGAGTTCCGCCCTTTCATCAGGAGGTTGCCTGAATTCAAATTCTG GCATTCGGCAACAAAAGGCATTGTCATCGCCATGATTTGCACATTTTTTGAAGCCTTCAATGTGCCAGTGTTCTGGCCTATACTTGTAATGTACTTCATCATGCTCTTCTGCATCACCATGAAGAGGCAGATCAAG CATATGGTCAAGTACAGATACCTGCCCTTCACACATGGGAAGAGAACATACAAAGGCAAGGACGACACAGGGAAAACTTTTGCTAGTTAA
- the rer1 gene encoding protein RER1 isoform X2, which translates to MSEGDSVGESIHGKSSVVAAFFTRIGQVYQSWLDKSTPFYAVRWASTLLLTAVYMIRVYILQGWYIVTYALGIYHLNLFIAFLSPKVDPSLLDEDEGPSLPTKQNEEFRPFIRRLPEFKFWHSATKGIVIAMICTFFEAFNVPVFWPILVMYFIMLFCITMKRQIKHMVKYRYLPFTHGKRTYKEDT; encoded by the exons ATGTCAGAAGGGGACAGTGTTGGAGAATCAATCCATGGGAAATCATCTGTAGTCGCTGCCTTTTTCACACGGATTGGACAG GTCTATCAGTCATGGCTAGACAAGTCAACACCATTCTATGCAGTGCGATGGGCAAGCACTCTACTACTAACTGCTGTCTACATGATCAGAGTGTACATACTACAG GGTTGGTATATAGTAACATATGCTTTGGGAATCTACCATCTCAACCTGTTCATTGCTTTTCTATCGCCAAAAGTGGATCCTTCACTGCTTGATGAAG ATGAGGGCCCATCCCTTCCTACCAAGCAGAATGAGGAGTTCCGCCCTTTCATCAGGAGGTTGCCTGAATTCAAATTCTG GCATTCGGCAACAAAAGGCATTGTCATCGCCATGATTTGCACATTTTTTGAAGCCTTCAATGTGCCAGTGTTCTGGCCTATACTTGTAATGTACTTCATCATGCTCTTCTGCATCACCATGAAGAGGCAGATCAAG CATATGGTCAAGTACAGATACCTGCCCTTCACACATGGGAAGAGAACATACAAAG AGGACACATAA